In a single window of the Equus quagga isolate Etosha38 chromosome 7, UCLA_HA_Equagga_1.0, whole genome shotgun sequence genome:
- the TUFM gene encoding elongation factor Tu, mitochondrial: MAAATLLRAPLFSGLGAGPTPLLQGLLRPLKVPALSHLCRGLAVEAKKTYVRDKPHVNVGTIGHVDHGKTTLTAAITKILAEGGGAKFKKYEEIDNAPEERARGITINAAHVEYSTAARHYAHTDCPGHADYVKNMITGTAPLDGCILVVAANDGPMPQTREHLLLAKQIGVEHVVVYVNKADAVQDSEMVELVELEIRELLTEFGYKGEETPVIVGSALCALEQRDPELGVKSVQKLLDAVDTYIPVPTRDLEKPFLLPVESVYSIPGRGTVVTGTLERGILKKGDECEFLGHSKNIRTVVTGIEMFHKSLERAEAGDNLGALVRGLKREDLRRGLVMAKPGTIQPHQKVEAQVYILSKEEGGRHKPFVSHFMPVMFSLTWDMACRVILPPGKELAMPGEDLKLSLILRQPMILEKGQRFTLRDGNRTIGTGLVTDTPTMTEEDKNIKWS, translated from the exons ATGGCGGCCGCCACCCTGCTGCGCGCGCCTCTCTTCAGCG GTCTCGGCGCCGGCCCAACCCCGCTACTGCAGGGTCTGTTGCGGCCGCTGAAGGTCCCAGCACTGTCCCACTTGTGTCGCGGCCTGGCCGTGGAGGCCAAGAAGACCTATGTGCGCGACAAGCCCCATGTGAACGTGGGTACCATCGGCCATGTGGACCACGGCAAGACCACACTGACCGCTGCCATCACTAAAA TTTTAGCTGAGGGAGGTGGAGCCAAGTTTAAGAAATATGAGGAGATTGACAATGCCCCGGAGGAGCGAGCCCGTGGTATCACAATCAATGCGGCACATGTGGAGTACAGCACTGCTGCCCGCCACTATGCCCACACAGACTGTCCGGGTCACGCAGATTACGTTAAG AATATGATCACAGGCACCGCTCCCCTCGACGGCTGCATCCTGGTGGTGGCAGCCAATGATGGCCCCATGCCCCAGACCAGAGAGCACTTACTGCTGGCCAAGCAG ATTGGAGTAGAACACGTTGTGGTGTATGTGAATAAGGCAGATGCTGTCCAGGACTCTGAGATGGTGGAGCTAGTTGAGCTGGAGATCCGAGAACTACTCACTGAGTTTGGCTACAAAGGGGAGGAGACCCCTGTCATCGTAGGCTCTGCCCTCTGTGCCCTCGAG CAACGTGACCCTGAGCTAGGCGTGAAGTCTGTGCAGAAGCTGCTGGACGCTGTGGACACCTACATCCCAGTGCCTACCAGGGACCTGGAGAAGCCTTTCTTGCTGCCTGTAGAGTCAGTTTACTCTATCCCTG GCCGGGGCACAGTGGTGACAGGTACACTAGAGCGTGGCATTTTGAAAAAGGGAGACGAGTGTGAGTTCCTGGGACACAGCAAGAACATTCGCACTGTGGTGACAG GCATTGAGATGTTCCATAAGAGCCTAGAGAGGGCAGAGGCAGGTGACAACCTTGGGGCCCTGGTCCGAGGCTTGAAGCGGGAGGACTTGAGGCGAGGCCTGGTCATGGCCAAGCCAGGTACCATCCAACCTCACCAGAAAGTGGAGGCACAG GTTTACATCCTCAGCAAGGAGGAAGGTGGCCGTCACAAGCCCTTTGTATCCCACTTCATGCCCGTCATGTTCTCCCTGACTTGGGACATGGCCTGTCGTGTCATTTTGCCTCCAGGGAAG GAGCTTGCCATGCCTGGGGAGGATCTAAAGCTCAGCTTAATCTTGCGGCAGCCAATGATCTTAGAAAAAGGCCAGCGTTTCACCCTGCGAGATGGCAACCGGACCATCGGCACCGGTCTTGTCACTGACACGCCAACCATGACTGAGGAGGACAAGAACATCAAGTGGAGTTGA